The Methanobrevibacter sp. TMH8 genome contains the following window.
ATATAAATGTTATGTTATTTTATACATAACTATTTTTATTTAAAAGGATAAATTATATAAAAAAATGATAAAAAATATTAAAAATTTAAAAAAGAATTGAATAAAAATATAACAAATATATCTTAATACAATATCCATAAAATAAATATATAAGATATATACAATTTAAAGAAATTAGTAAACTAATAGAAACTAATAAATAGATTCCCCATGAGCAATAGCTACAATTCCAGGAATGTCTTCTACTTCTAACATGAAAATAGCTTCTATCCCCTCTTCTTCATAAGCCACTACTTTTTTTGATTTGACAGAATTTGTTATAAGGGCAGCTACTGGAGGAGTGACTACAAAAATAGAATTTTCATTGTTAAGAGCAAGTTTTGTTTCTTCACTAAGAGATCCTTTACCAATATGAATCTTTACTCCTGCTTTAGCTAATTCTGGAATAGAAGATTCAATTTCTTCTTTATTACTTGTAGTAGGAGCTATTCCTGCATCACTAACAGCAGTATGCATAATAACACTACCTTTTAAGTCAAAAGGAATTTCATCTAGCCTGTCATTAGCTATTTTCTCTTTTAGCTTAGGAAGAACTGCATCCCTTCCTGTAAAAATAATTCCAC
Protein-coding sequences here:
- a CDS encoding fumarate hydratase C-terminal domain-containing protein, with amino-acid sequence MKKIETPISNETINDLKVGDKILISGIIFTGRDAVLPKLKEKIANDRLDEIPFDLKGSVIMHTAVSDAGIAPTTSNKEEIESSIPELAKAGVKIHIGKGSLSEETKLALNNENSIFVVTPPVAALITNSVKSKKVVAYEEEGIEAIFMLEVEDIPGIVAIAHGESIY